The following is a genomic window from Mycobacterium parmense.
CCGTAACACCCGTCAGGGCACCGTCCCGACCATGTCGTTGTGCTGCGGGCAGTAGGTGTGCACCGAGATCGTCACGTAGGTGTCGGCGTGCTGGCCGAGCGACGGATTGCTCCCCTGGAACGCCGCGACGATCTGCGGCACGGTCATGCCCTGGTCGATGTCCTGGCAGACCAGTTTGCCGTTGTAGATCGCGGCGTCGGGGTTGGCGAACGAGATGCCCTGGTCGTTGAGCTTCTGCACGTAGGCGTTGTCCTGGTCGGGAGTGGACGCGATCGACGACGGAGCCGAAGTCGGCGCGGGCGTGCCGCTCGGCGACGCGGCGGCGTCGCCCTTCGACGGCGAGGACGAAGAGCCCCTGTCATCGGGGCCGCCGGGGCTCATCAGCCAGAAGGCCACCATGATCACGCCGGCCAGGGCCAGGCCGCCGGCGAACAGCGCGGCCGCCCTGCGCCAGGTGTCGCGCCACGACTGGCGCTCACCCGCCGGGGCGCTCGCGGCGGGGGCGTCGTCGCCGCGCGACCACGCCAGATTGGCGGCGGCCGTCTCGTCGGAATTCTCATGAGCCGCCGGGACGGGCTCGGGCATGACGGAAATGCTAGCCGCCCGCCTCAGGCCTGGCTTCCGGCCAGCCCACGCATGGTCAGGCCCTCGTTGTCCTGGAACGGCCGTCCGTCGGGGCGCAGCAGGTCGTGGAACCAGACCTTCGGGATCGAGGTGTACGGGTGATCCCAGGAATCCCAGGGAAAGTAGGTCTGCGTCTTCCCGGCGACCAGGCCCCAGTTGATGGCGCCGACGTTGTGACGCTTGGCCACCGGCAGGATCGCCTCCACGGTGCTGCCTTTGGTGCGGGCCATGTACTCGGTGCACAGGACCGGCCGGCCGAGCGGGGCGAGCTCGGCGATCCGGGACTCGAATCCCGCGGGCTCGGCGTAGGAATGGAACGTGATCACGTCGGCGTTCGCGAGCTGGAAGTCGCTGATGGGGCTGCGGCCCTTGGGTTCTCCCCAATCACCGCGCCAGACGCCGCTCGTCAGCGGCTGACCGGGGTCCACGGCGCGGGCCCAGCGGAACACCTGCGGGAGCAGGTTCTCCACCAGCTGCTCCTTGTCGCTGCGCTCGGCGCTGCGATATTGGCGCGCCGGGTTGTCGGGCTCGTTCCACAGGTCCCAGCCCAGCACGCGGTCGTCGTTGCGGAACTGGGTGAGCACGCCGGTGACGTAGTCGCGCATGACCGCGGCGTAGCGGGGGTCGCCGAGCCGTTCGGCGCCCGGGCTTTGCACCCAGCCCGAGTTGTGCACCCCGGGTCGGGGGCCGCGCTGTCGCCCCGCCCGCGGCGCCGGGTCCCAGCAGGAGTCGAAGAACACGAACAGCGGCTTGATGCGGTGGCGGCCCGCGATGTCGACGAACTGGCCCAGCCGCGTCTGGAAGCCGCGCGGATCGGCGGCCCAGAGCTGGTCGTGCAGGAATACCCGCGCCGTGTTGTGCCCGTAGAACCGGGCCCAGCCGAGCTCGGTGTCGATGCGGCGCGGGTCGAAGGTGTCGGGCTGAAACATCTCCAGCTGGTTGATGGCGTTCGACGGAATGTAGTTCGCACCGACGAGCCAGCCTTGCGCCTGGTACCAGCGGTTGGCGCGATCGGGGGACCACCGGCCGGCCTCTTCGGCGCGGGCGCGCGGCGCTCGGCTCAGTGCTGCACCGGTGGCCAGGAGTAGCGGCAGTTTCAGGGCCGTTCGACGGTGCACGCTGTGACGATAAGTTTGGCGGGCTCACTAACCGTGGAGCCACAATCGGGCGTCGAAAATCGTTATCGACTCGTCACCTTGGGCCACTCGGAGTCCGCGTTCGCCCGCGGCGCGCCGTCCTTCGTTTTCTGGCCCGGCGCCGCGAAGGTGCGCGCTGAGCAGGAGGGACGATCGTCGCCTCACCTTCGACCGCGAAGTCCCGTCGAACTTCACCCCAAACAGCGCAATACTGAAGGCGTGCCTGATCGCAACGTGCTAGGCGGGTCGCTCCAGCCATGCGGCAACGAACCGCTCACCGGTTACTACCGCGACGGCTGTTGCTCGACAGGTCCCGAGGATGTGGGCCGGCACACCATATGTGCGGTGATGACCGCCGAATTCCTGGAGCATCAGCGCTCCATCGGCAACGATTTGCTGACGCCGATACCGGAATACCGGTTTCCGGGTCTGCTGCCCGGCGACCGGTGGTGCGTCACCGCGCTGAACTGGCTGCAGGCCCACGAGGATGGATGTGCCGCCCCGGTGGTGCTGGCCTGTACCCACGAGCGAACGCTCGAGGTGGTGCCCCTCGAGGTGCTCGAGGAGCACAAGGTCGACGTTCCCGACGACCTGGCTAACCTCTAGGCCCCGCGACCCGCGACTCGATGCGCCGCGCCGCGGCGCGCACCTGCCTGCCCAGTCGCCCGACCTGGGCGGCCGTGAGTTCGGCGAACGGCGCGGCGCCGATCGACATCGACGCGATCCCGTCCTCGTCGAGGATCGGCGCCGAGACGGTGGCGATGCCGTGCCTGCCCTGGCCGGCGAGCTCGCCGGCCACGAAGTCGATGACCGTGAGGTCGGCGAAGGCGCGCGCGAGCCGCGCGGTGATGGCATCGGGCTCGCCGTCACGCCCGAGCGCGCGCAGCGCGGTGTACACGCGTGCGTATTCGCGGCTGAGCCGGTCGACGGCATAGCCGCGCTCGCGAATCTCGTCGAGCACGGCGCCGATCCGGCGGGATAGGGCCGCCGATGGCCTGCCGATGCCTTCGAGCCACGTCCGCCGCGAACCGGCGGTGGCGAACGCGGCGTAGTCGCGGCCGAACGGCGCGACCAGCGGCATGCGCAGGCCGCGCTCCACCCCCATCCCGGACGCGGATTCACCGGCGCTGTCGACCACCACGATGGCGTTGCCTTCGCGGCGGGCGAGGAACGCCTGAGTCCCGGCGTTCTCGGCCAGCTCTCGGAGCACCCCGTGGAACCTGCGGTCACCGGCCGGGCCGGTCAGCGACGCGATGCCCGGCCCGCAACAGTAGGTGGCCGCCGCGGCGTCGCGCAGTACCCAGTCGTGCACGGCCAGCGTGGCCAGGATGGCGTGGCCGGTGGCCCTGCTGATGCCGAGTTCGCGGGAGATCTCCGCCAGGGAGAAGGCCCGGCCGGGCTGCGACGCGAGCAGTTGCATGATCGCGACGACGCGTTGCGTCGGCGGGGACGAGGGTTGACGAGGCGTCTGCACCGAGGCTACCGTCTGTGTCACATTTCGAATGGTACGTCGAATATTCGACACCACGGAACATTCGCCACCGGGCATGGTCGACACGGGTCGAGGAGGCGGTCGCATGGGCGCGGCAGGCTTCGGGGTCGGCGACATCCCCGACATCGACTTCGACGACCTGACGTCGCCGCGGCTGACCGACGTTCAACGCCAGATCCTGGAGTACACCGAGGCCAGGCCCGTCGAGTTCGACATCGACCGCATGCTGGCCGAGGCGATCGCCGCGGCCGGCGTCGGTGACCCCGACGGCATCGACGACGCCGGCGGCTTCGGGGACCGGCTCCGCGCGCACGTCGGGGCGATCGAGGCCGACGAGGGGCTGCGCCAGCTGACCCGCGGGTCGCTGCGGCAGCGGATAGTTCGCCTGCTGCGCAACCGGATATCACTGACCGACCTCCTCGAGCGGTACCCCGAGATCGAGTCCATCGAGATCGAGAAGCCGTTCATCGTGGTGGGGATGCCGCGCTCCGGCACCACCCATCTGGTGAACCTCATCGCCGCCGATCCCGGCCGGCGCGCGTTGCCCTACTGGGAGAGCCAGGAGCCCGTCCCGGCGCGCGGGCAGGGACCCGGCGTGTCCGGCGTCGACCCCCGCTACGCACGGGCCAGAGCCGAACACGACGCGTTGATGGCCAGCGCGCCGGTGGTGGCCGCCATGCACGACCGCTACCCGGAGGCGATCGAGGAGGAGGTGGAGCTGCTCGACCTCGACCTGGCCGCCTACGTGCTGGAATGGCATGCGCGCGTGCCTGGTTGGCGCGATTGCTACCTGCTCTTGGACCAGACCCGGCACTACGCATACCTGCGAAAAGTACTGCAGGCGTTGACTTTCCTGCGCGGACCGCGAACCTGGGTCCTCAAGAGCCCGCAGCACTGCGAGCAACTCGGCCCGCTGATGGCCACCTTCCCGGATGCGACGGTGGTCTTCACCCACCGCGACCCGGTCGCGGTGATCCAGTCGACGATCACGATGATGGCCTACTCCGACCGGCTGCGCCGCACCAGCATCGACCCGCAGTGGCTGCTGGCCTACTGGACCGACCGGGTGCACCGCCTGCTCGGCGCGTGCGTGCGCGACCGCGACCTGGTGCCCGCCGAACGCAGCATCGACGTCGGCTTCCACGAGCTCAACGGCAGCGAGCTGCCGCTGCTCGAGGAGCTCTACCGGCGCGCCGGATCCGAGGTGAGCTCGAAGGCGCGGGAGGGCTTCCGTCGTTACCTGGACGGAAATCCGCGCGGCAGGCACGGCCGCATCCGTTACGACCTGCGGCGGCACTTCGGTGTCTCGCCCGACGAGCTGCGCGGCCGGTTCGACTTCTACTTCAACAGGTTCGAGGTGCGCGATGAGTAGCGACGCCGAGCAGAGCGAGCCGGTCTACCGGAGCAGGCCGGGTGCCGAGGCCATGCGCCCCGCGGCCGCCGAGCGTGCCGAGCGGATCGCCCCCGGGCTGTGGTGCTCGCCCGGCCTGTCGAACGCCTACCTGCTGACCACGGCCGACGGGCGGGTGATCGTCAACACCGGGATGGGTTTCGAGGGGCCGGTGCACCGCGCCAACTTCGACGCAGTCGACGCCTCGCCGGTGCGGTACATCATCTTCACGCAGGGCCACGTCGACCACGTCGGCGGACTGGACAGCGTGCGCGACCCCGGGACAACGGTTGTCGCGCAGGCGAATTGGCGTGCGTGGCGCGACGACAACGAACGCCTGATGCCCTACCGCGCCGCCCGCAGCGCGTTCGCCTTCAAGGACACGCTGGCGAAGGGCATCGGCGCGATCCAACGGCGCGTCGGCAGCAAGCGCCTGCCCGGCCAGAGCGTGCCCGTCGTGGACCTCGACTTCGAGGACACGCTCACCCTCGAGGTCGGTGGCCGGCGGCTGGAGCTGATCTCCGTGCCGGGCGGGGAAACCACCGACTCACTAGTGGTCTGGCTGCCCGACGAGCGAATCTGTCTGTGCGGTAACACCTTCGGTCCCGTCTTCGGACACATGCCCAACCTCGTCACCGTCCGTGGCGACCGGTACCGCGACGCGCTGACGGCGATCGCGTCCGTGGAGCGGGTGCGCGACCTGAAGCCCGAGCTGCTGGTGACGGGCCATTTCGAGCCCATCGCGGGACGGGGGCGCATCGATGCCGAGCTGACCCGGCTGCGCGACGCGCTCCGGCACGTCCACGACCAGACGGTGGCAGGCATGAACGCCGGCAAGGATGTCCGGACGTTGATGCGCGAGATCACGCTGCCGCCGGACTGCGACGTCGGTGAGGGTTACGGCAAGGTGGCGTGGGACGTGCGGGCCGTCTGGGAGAACTACTCGGGCTGGTTTCACCACGAATCCACCACGGAGCTCTACCCTGTCGGCTTCGACGCGGTCGCCGCCGACGTCGTCGAACTGGCCGGGGCCGCCGCGCTGGTGGACCGCGCCCGGGCCCACCTGCGCGCCGATCGCCCGCTGCACGCGATCCACCTCGCCGAGCTCCTGCCCGCCGACCACCCGGACGCACGCGGCGTGCTGCGGGAGGCGCACGAGAGACTGCTGGCCGCGAGCGCCAACTTCTGGGAAAGCGCCTGGCTCAGAGAGCAACTGGCGAGGAACTCATGACGGCGCCTCGCACCGGCCCCGCGATGACGGGAGGCGGGACGTGCTGCTGACGGTGCTGCGCTTCAATTTCGCCTCACCGCAAGGTGATCCGCGCACGCAGAACCGGATCCTGTCCACCGCGCTGGAACTGGCCCAGTGGGGCGAAGCCCACGGCTTCACGTCCGTGAGCGTCGACGAGCACCACTCGACCGGCCACGGGTGGAGCTGCAACCCGATCATGGCCGCGGCGATGTTTCTGGCGCGGACCTCGAGGCTGATCGCCAGCGTCGACTGCGCACTGGGACCGTTGTGGAACCCGGTCCGGCTCGCCGAAGACATCGCGCTGGTCGACAACATGAGCCGTGGCCGGTTGCACACCACGGTGGGCCTCGGCTACCGCACCGTCGAATACGATGCTCTCGGAGCCGATTTCGGCGACCGCGGCGCGTTGATGGACAATCTGGTCGAACGCATGCTGTCGGTCTGGGCCGGCGCCGGCGCGGACGCCGGGATCTGCACGGGCACCTGGACCCGTCCTCATCCGCCGCTGTATGTGGGGGGCGGCGCGCGCGCCACTGCGCGCCGGGCGGCGCGTTTCCGGCTGCCGCTGAGCCTGGCCGACCACCTGCCCGACATCGCCGCCTACTATCGCGGCCTGTGCGCCGACGCGGGGATCCCGCCGCTCGTCCTGATGCCCGGGCCGGTCAATCGCGGGATGATCTACCTGCACGAGGACCCGGACCGTGCCTGGGCCGAACTCGGTGACCACATCCTGTGGGAGGCGGTCACCTACGGCCAATGGTCCACCGACGCGCGTTCGTACATGCACATCCCGGGGGTGCGAACGCTCGACGAGGTCCGGGCATCGGGACGGTACCGCTTCCTGACCCCCGAGGAGTTGATCGCGGAGATCCGGGCCGCCGACGACTACGGGCCACTGGTCATGCACCCCCTGGTCGGCGGCATGCCCGCCGACGAAGCGTGGAAGTCCGTGCAACTGCTCGCCGACAAAGTTCTGCCCGCGTTCACCTGACGCCCGTGTCAACACCCGGGGATCGGGTATCTGCCATCGCGTAAGGCATTCACGACCAAGATGGGGGATCGATGAAATCTCAAGTCAAGAGCGCCGTCGCGCTGATCGGCGGTGCCGCAGCGATCGGCCTGGCGATCGCGTCCGGCAATGGTT
Proteins encoded in this region:
- a CDS encoding DUF732 domain-containing protein, translated to MPEPVPAAHENSDETAAANLAWSRGDDAPAASAPAGERQSWRDTWRRAAALFAGGLALAGVIMVAFWLMSPGGPDDRGSSSSPSKGDAAASPSGTPAPTSAPSSIASTPDQDNAYVQKLNDQGISFANPDAAIYNGKLVCQDIDQGMTVPQIVAAFQGSNPSLGQHADTYVTISVHTYCPQHNDMVGTVP
- a CDS encoding cellulase family glycosylhydrolase — its product is MHRRTALKLPLLLATGAALSRAPRARAEEAGRWSPDRANRWYQAQGWLVGANYIPSNAINQLEMFQPDTFDPRRIDTELGWARFYGHNTARVFLHDQLWAADPRGFQTRLGQFVDIAGRHRIKPLFVFFDSCWDPAPRAGRQRGPRPGVHNSGWVQSPGAERLGDPRYAAVMRDYVTGVLTQFRNDDRVLGWDLWNEPDNPARQYRSAERSDKEQLVENLLPQVFRWARAVDPGQPLTSGVWRGDWGEPKGRSPISDFQLANADVITFHSYAEPAGFESRIAELAPLGRPVLCTEYMARTKGSTVEAILPVAKRHNVGAINWGLVAGKTQTYFPWDSWDHPYTSIPKVWFHDLLRPDGRPFQDNEGLTMRGLAGSQA
- a CDS encoding DUF2237 family protein — protein: MPDRNVLGGSLQPCGNEPLTGYYRDGCCSTGPEDVGRHTICAVMTAEFLEHQRSIGNDLLTPIPEYRFPGLLPGDRWCVTALNWLQAHEDGCAAPVVLACTHERTLEVVPLEVLEEHKVDVPDDLANL
- a CDS encoding IclR family transcriptional regulator — protein: MTQTVASVQTPRQPSSPPTQRVVAIMQLLASQPGRAFSLAEISRELGISRATGHAILATLAVHDWVLRDAAAATYCCGPGIASLTGPAGDRRFHGVLRELAENAGTQAFLARREGNAIVVVDSAGESASGMGVERGLRMPLVAPFGRDYAAFATAGSRRTWLEGIGRPSAALSRRIGAVLDEIRERGYAVDRLSREYARVYTALRALGRDGEPDAITARLARAFADLTVIDFVAGELAGQGRHGIATVSAPILDEDGIASMSIGAAPFAELTAAQVGRLGRQVRAAARRIESRVAGPRG
- a CDS encoding sulfotransferase family protein; the encoded protein is MGAAGFGVGDIPDIDFDDLTSPRLTDVQRQILEYTEARPVEFDIDRMLAEAIAAAGVGDPDGIDDAGGFGDRLRAHVGAIEADEGLRQLTRGSLRQRIVRLLRNRISLTDLLERYPEIESIEIEKPFIVVGMPRSGTTHLVNLIAADPGRRALPYWESQEPVPARGQGPGVSGVDPRYARARAEHDALMASAPVVAAMHDRYPEAIEEEVELLDLDLAAYVLEWHARVPGWRDCYLLLDQTRHYAYLRKVLQALTFLRGPRTWVLKSPQHCEQLGPLMATFPDATVVFTHRDPVAVIQSTITMMAYSDRLRRTSIDPQWLLAYWTDRVHRLLGACVRDRDLVPAERSIDVGFHELNGSELPLLEELYRRAGSEVSSKAREGFRRYLDGNPRGRHGRIRYDLRRHFGVSPDELRGRFDFYFNRFEVRDE
- a CDS encoding MBL fold metallo-hydrolase; the encoded protein is MSSDAEQSEPVYRSRPGAEAMRPAAAERAERIAPGLWCSPGLSNAYLLTTADGRVIVNTGMGFEGPVHRANFDAVDASPVRYIIFTQGHVDHVGGLDSVRDPGTTVVAQANWRAWRDDNERLMPYRAARSAFAFKDTLAKGIGAIQRRVGSKRLPGQSVPVVDLDFEDTLTLEVGGRRLELISVPGGETTDSLVVWLPDERICLCGNTFGPVFGHMPNLVTVRGDRYRDALTAIASVERVRDLKPELLVTGHFEPIAGRGRIDAELTRLRDALRHVHDQTVAGMNAGKDVRTLMREITLPPDCDVGEGYGKVAWDVRAVWENYSGWFHHESTTELYPVGFDAVAADVVELAGAAALVDRARAHLRADRPLHAIHLAELLPADHPDARGVLREAHERLLAASANFWESAWLREQLARNS
- a CDS encoding LLM class flavin-dependent oxidoreductase; this encodes MLLTVLRFNFASPQGDPRTQNRILSTALELAQWGEAHGFTSVSVDEHHSTGHGWSCNPIMAAAMFLARTSRLIASVDCALGPLWNPVRLAEDIALVDNMSRGRLHTTVGLGYRTVEYDALGADFGDRGALMDNLVERMLSVWAGAGADAGICTGTWTRPHPPLYVGGGARATARRAARFRLPLSLADHLPDIAAYYRGLCADAGIPPLVLMPGPVNRGMIYLHEDPDRAWAELGDHILWEAVTYGQWSTDARSYMHIPGVRTLDEVRASGRYRFLTPEELIAEIRAADDYGPLVMHPLVGGMPADEAWKSVQLLADKVLPAFT